The Gordonia iterans DNA window AGCTGGCTCCGGCGCGGTCCAGTCGTCACCGCCGGGCTGACCGCCGCCTACCTGGGCGCATTCGGCGCCTCGCACCCGCTGGCCAAGAAGATCGGCGCGTGGCCCTCGGTCGCCGCCGCCACCCTCGCCGCTTCCGGTCTGACCGCGGCGGTCACGTCCGCCACCGGGACCGAACCCGCTCGACCGTAAGTTCAACTATGGTCTAGGTCACACCCTGCAGCCGACCCCGAGGTGGTGCCCGATGACCGTGCTCGAACCGCAGATCGATCTCCGGGAGGGCTTCTCGTCGCTCCGGGCCGGTGGACTGCACTGGGATGCGTTCCCGCTGCGCCTGTTCACCAAGGGCAACGCGAAGTTCTGGGATCCCGCCGCGATCGACTTCTCGACCGACGCTGCGGACTGGGCTCGGCTCGACGACGAACAGCGGCGCAGCGCCTGCTATCTGGTGGCCCAGTTCGTCGCCGGCGAAGAAGCTGTGACCCAGGACATCCAGCCGTTCCTGGCGGCGATGAGCGCCGAGGGCCGCTTCGGCGACGAGATGTACCTGTCGCAGTTCTGCTTCGAAGAGGCCAAGCACGCGCAGGGATTCCGACTGTGGATGGACGCCGTCGGACTCACGGCGGACATGCACTCGTACGTCGCCGAGAACCCGTACTACCGGAAGCTCTTCTACACCGAACTTCCCGAATCGCTGCGCATCCTGCAGAGCGACCCGTCGCCGCGGAATCAGGTGCGAGCGAGCGTCACCTACAACCACGTGATCGAGGGCAGTCTGGCGCTGACCGGCTACTACGCCTGGAACAAAGTGTGTGCGATCGAGGGGATCCTGCCCGGTATGCAAGAACTGATCGGCCGCATCGCCGACGACGAACGCCGGCACATGGCGTGGGGCACCTTCACCTGCCGCCGCCACGTCGCGGCCGACGACACCCTCTGGGAGGTGGTCACCGAGCGGATGGGCGAGTTGCTGCCGCTGGCCCTGGGCATGATCGGATGGGTCGACGATCAGTTCGAGGATCCGCCGTTCGGCATCGACAACGACGAGTTCGTCGCCTACGCGGCCGATCGCGCGCAGCGCCGGCTGGGCGCCATCGAGTCGGCTCGCGGACGTCCGGTCGAGGAGATCGACCTCGACTACTCCCCCGCCGTCCTGGAGGACACCTTCGGCGACGAGGACCGGGCCGCAATGGCCAAGCACTGATCCGTCCAGAGCTCACTCCGTCTGGATCGCCGACGCCGAAGCCTCGAGGGAGTGAACAGCGTAGGCCCCAACAGTAAATGTTCAAATTTGTTTACGACTGTCGGAGTGCATATCAAAGTGCACACATGCAGTGGACCGCAGCGCACGGTTGAGGGAAATCGCGTCATCGAAGGCGAGGGCGGCGGAATCCGGGAAGCTCGCTTGGTCCTGCGAAAAGCCGGCATGCGGCCACCTGAGTTCCAGGACACCGCCGTGCGCTTCACCGCGAGGATCTCGCGGCACGCGCTGCTGTCTGAGAAGGACCTGGACTGACTCGGGCGGGTTGCCGCCCATGCCCCGCTCTCCGATATGCAGCGGGAGATCCTGGCATCCATGCGAAGCGGTCAGGAGTGGACCAATTCGCTGGTCCGCGAAGAGTTCGCACCCATCGACTCACGGGAGGCACTCGGTGTCCTCCAAGGTCTGGTCAACGAGGGCTTGACCGTCTCCGTCGGTGATCGCGGCAGCACAACTTATCGCCTCGCTCCCGACCTCTTCGACGCCGCGGACCGCACCGTTCCGGAAGTGGAGGTCATCTCCGAGAGTCTCCGTGCCGACTCCCAAGAGACTGACTCCCAAGAGACTACGGTCGCGGACCGCAAGGCCGTCGACACCAAGCACGCCCCGTCTATCGTCGACGCTCTGCAGGAGGGCCCCGGCCTGGGGCTGTCCAAGAAGGCGATCATGGCCGCCACCGGCCTGACGGATGCACAGGTCACACACGCGTTGCGGAAGATGGAGGGCGCTGGGACGGTCGTCGTCGACGGTGGCCGCGGGATTCGCGGCACACGCTATCGGCTGCCCGAAGGCTCCAGCAGAGTCGGGACAGCCGACTAGCCTCTTCGCCTACCTCAGCTGTTCACAACGTGTCAGGGAAGTAACAACTAGCGATTTAGCTGTGCTTGGCGACCAGGTCGGTGATTCTCGCCAGTTGCGACCGCGAGACCTCGTCGGCGCGCTCGTCCTCGCCGAACACGTTCGAGCAGAGGATCGCGTCCTCGCGCGCGAGGAAGCCGCTCTCGCCGAGCACGGCGAACAGCTGGTCCCAGTCGACGTCGCCGTCGCCGATCGCCAGATGCTGGTGGACGCGCACCGCGTTCCCCGGCGGATTGGTGATGTACCGGAGACCGTGACTGCGGTTGTGGTCGAAGGTGTCCGCGGCGTACACCGCGCCCAGCCGATCGCCGAGTTGCGGGATCAGCGACTCGGCCCGGTCACCCATGTGAAAGGTGTGGCTGGCGACGTAGACGAAGCCGACCGCGGTCGAGTTCAGCCCGCGGATGATCTGCCATGCGGCCAGCCCGTCCTCGACGAAGTCGTCCGGATGTGGATCGATGTTCAGCGTGACTCCGTGCCGTTCCAGTACTGGGATCAGCTGCTCCATCGACCGGTAGAATCCGGCCTCGGATTCTTCGGCTCGCTCGGGGCGGCCGGAGAACTCGGTGTTGATCACCGGGACTTCGAGTTGCGCGGCGATCTCGATGATGCGCGTGAAGTTGCGCACCGCCGCCTGCCGCAGCGGCTCCTCCGGCCACGAGAGCCGCTGCACCGGCAGCAGCGAGGTGATCTTGACGCCGGTCGACGCCGAGCGCTCCCGCACCCGAGTCACGTACGCGTCGTCGACGCGCGGATGCCCGAAGAACGGGATCCAATCGGGGTGCGGAGTGAGCTGGATCCACTCGTACCCGTTGGCGGCCGCGACGTCGAAGAAGTCGAGGAAGTCGTGGGTGGAGTGGTACGGGGTGGGGTCGAGGGCGATGCGAGCCATCGGGGATCTCCTGGCTGTCAGGCGTAGAAGTCGGGTACGGGGGGAAGCTCGACGGCGACCCGGCCCGGGTTCTCCAGGGCGCGGACACCGGCCTCGCAGCACACGGCCACCTTGTAGCCGTCCCAGGCAGAGGGACCGGCGATCGTGCCCTGCTTCGCGGCGTCGACCCAGGCCTGCACCTCGCGGTCGTAGGCCTCGACGAAGCGGGTCGTGAAGTCGGCGTGCTCGCCCACCGAATAGGTGGCGTTCTGCCAGATCTGCATGCCGCTGGGCTGACCGATCCGCGCGATGCCGTCGGCCATCACGGCCTCGGTGGCCACCTGGTAGCCGAACCGGACCGAGACGTTCATCTCCACGTCGACCAGCACGCCGTTGTCCAGTTCCATCAGGACCAGGATCGGCTCGCGCAGGTGCGCCGGGGTGTTCGGGTTGCGGCGACCGTGCCGCACCTCCACCGAGGTGACCGAGCCGCCGGCCAGCCACGGCACGACGTCGAACTCGTGGACCACCGAGTCGTTGATCAGCATGTGCTGGTCGTAGCTGTCGGGCACCGACGGGTTGCGGTGCACCGCGTGGATCATGAGCAGTTCGCCGACCCGCTCCGAGGCGATGAGCTCGCGCAGCGCCTCGTACTCGCGGTCGAAGCGCCGCATGAAGCCGACCTGGATGAGCTTCTTGCCGCCCGCGATCTCGGCCTCCACGACGTGCCATGACGACGCCGGGTCCTTGGTGAGCGGTTTCTCGCACAGGATCGGCAGTCCCTCACCCAGGCAGGCCAGCAGCCCGGCCTCGTGGAACTGGCCCGGAGTGGCGATCAACGCCGCGTCCATCACGCCCGCGGCGAGAGCGGCTTCGACGCTTGCGAAACCCTGCGCCTGCGGCGCGTGCTCCAGGGCGGCGTTCCGCCGGGTCTCATCGGGTTCGACGACGGCGCTCACGTGGGCACCCGTGATGGTGCCGGTCAGGCGCTTGACGTGATCGAAGCCCATGGCTCCGGCGCCGACGACGCCGACGCGCAGTTCGGAGTTCATTGGGTGGCCTTTCGTGGAAGAGGTGGTGAGAGTGACTGTCGATCCCCGCTGATCGAGCGGATGATCCCCGCTGATCGAGCGGATGATCCCCGCTGATCGAGCGGAGTCGAGATCCCGGACCGACGTTCAGTGGGTGCGGGTCAGGGGGTGGCAGCCGAAGATGTGCTGCCGGGTGCGGCCGGCGATGCCGAGCGGAAGATCGATGTCGCATCCGGGCATGTCCTGCTCGACGATCGCGAACATGTCGGGGTTGATCGTGACGGCTTCTTCGATCACCGGGGCGAAATCCGGAATCCCGTTCGGCGGCTCGACCATGATCTCGCTGGCGCAGTCGGCGAACGGCTTGTCGTTCTTGAGCACCTCCCAGATCAGTTCGGGGTCGATCTGCTTGAGGTGCAGGTAGCCGATGCGGTCCGGGTGGCGCTGCATCAGGGCGACGTTGTCGCCGCCGTAGTAGGCGAAGTGACCGGTGTCCAGGCACAGGTTCACGTACTGCGGATCGGTTTCGGCGAGGAGCCGTTCGACCTCGCCCGTGGTCCCGACGTGGCTGTCGGCATGGCTGTGGAACTGCTGGTGGATGCCGAACTCCTCGAGCAGCGCCTTGCCCAGGCGGTCGTGCCCGGCGGCGAGCGCCGTCCACTGCTCGTCGTCGAGCGTCCGGGCCTCCAGTGCCTCACCGGTCAGGTCGCTGCGCCACAGGTCGGGGATCACCACGATGTGCTCTGCGCCCATGGCACGCACGAGGGTGGCGACGTCTCGGACTTGCTCCCAGGCCCGGTCCCACTGGCCCTCGCCCTTGTGGAATCCGGTGAAGATGGTGCCTCCGGAGATCTCGAGGTC harbors:
- a CDS encoding R2-like ligand-binding oxidase codes for the protein MTVLEPQIDLREGFSSLRAGGLHWDAFPLRLFTKGNAKFWDPAAIDFSTDAADWARLDDEQRRSACYLVAQFVAGEEAVTQDIQPFLAAMSAEGRFGDEMYLSQFCFEEAKHAQGFRLWMDAVGLTADMHSYVAENPYYRKLFYTELPESLRILQSDPSPRNQVRASVTYNHVIEGSLALTGYYAWNKVCAIEGILPGMQELIGRIADDERRHMAWGTFTCRRHVAADDTLWEVVTERMGELLPLALGMIGWVDDQFEDPPFGIDNDEFVAYAADRAQRRLGAIESARGRPVEEIDLDYSPAVLEDTFGDEDRAAMAKH
- a CDS encoding sugar phosphate isomerase/epimerase family protein; protein product: MARIALDPTPYHSTHDFLDFFDVAAANGYEWIQLTPHPDWIPFFGHPRVDDAYVTRVRERSASTGVKITSLLPVQRLSWPEEPLRQAAVRNFTRIIEIAAQLEVPVINTEFSGRPERAEESEAGFYRSMEQLIPVLERHGVTLNIDPHPDDFVEDGLAAWQIIRGLNSTAVGFVYVASHTFHMGDRAESLIPQLGDRLGAVYAADTFDHNRSHGLRYITNPPGNAVRVHQHLAIGDGDVDWDQLFAVLGESGFLAREDAILCSNVFGEDERADEVSRSQLARITDLVAKHS
- a CDS encoding Gfo/Idh/MocA family protein; translation: MNSELRVGVVGAGAMGFDHVKRLTGTITGAHVSAVVEPDETRRNAALEHAPQAQGFASVEAALAAGVMDAALIATPGQFHEAGLLACLGEGLPILCEKPLTKDPASSWHVVEAEIAGGKKLIQVGFMRRFDREYEALRELIASERVGELLMIHAVHRNPSVPDSYDQHMLINDSVVHEFDVVPWLAGGSVTSVEVRHGRRNPNTPAHLREPILVLMELDNGVLVDVEMNVSVRFGYQVATEAVMADGIARIGQPSGMQIWQNATYSVGEHADFTTRFVEAYDREVQAWVDAAKQGTIAGPSAWDGYKVAVCCEAGVRALENPGRVAVELPPVPDFYA
- a CDS encoding sugar phosphate isomerase/epimerase family protein translates to MTDHTASDHTASDHTASDHTASDHTASDHTKGLRIGTAPDSWGVWFADHPRQTPWERFLDEVAEAGYHFIELGPYGYLPTDPVRLKEELDKRDLEISGGTIFTGFHKGEGQWDRAWEQVRDVATLVRAMGAEHIVVIPDLWRSDLTGEALEARTLDDEQWTALAAGHDRLGKALLEEFGIHQQFHSHADSHVGTTGEVERLLAETDPQYVNLCLDTGHFAYYGGDNVALMQRHPDRIGYLHLKQIDPELIWEVLKNDKPFADCASEIMVEPPNGIPDFAPVIEEAVTINPDMFAIVEQDMPGCDIDLPLGIAGRTRQHIFGCHPLTRTH